Within the Flavobacterium sp. 9R genome, the region TCCAATCAGGATGAGAAATTTTAAGCATACAAGCCACCTCCAAAAGTAAAAAATGATTTTTATCTGGTCTCAAATTTGCTAAGAATAGTATTCGCTTATCTTCAACACCCTCAAGAATTGTTTTATTCTCTGCTTTATTAGAAGATGCAAAATTGGGTAAATAGATAACTTCCTTATATTTCAACTTATCTTCAATCCAAACCTTCAGGTTTTGGTTCACTGCAATTACGCCGTTAAAAAATGGAATTATAACTTTAAAAATTAAAAGTCTTTTATTCGATATTCCTTTATCGTTTCCATAATGGTAATGCCATATTAGTTTTAAGGATGGACAACATAATTTTAATAGAAAGGCGATAAAAAAAGAAGTACTATGGGCATGCATATGGGTAATCGAATGTAGCAAAACAAAAGAACGCAAGCGCCATAGCGCTACAAAGTCGAGTTTGCCTTTTTTATTCAAAAAAAGATAAGCCACTTTTGAATCCATTTGTTCTAACAAAGAACCTTCTTTTCGCGTAGCTACAAGTGACGAAAACTCTAAGGTACTCGCAAGTGCATTGGCATAATTTACCGCCATTCGCTCCGCACCACCGGCTTCTAAGGAGTCTATTAGTTGTAGTATACGCATTAATTAAATAGCCAGTTTTTTAAATCAATATAAGTCCATTTCAAAGGCCCCCATAAATTAAAGGTTTTAGAATCGTTCTTCAAATAATTTCCGTCATAAACATAATAAAATTGATTGGGACCTAATTGTTGGATATCCAATTGATGCATTCCGGCGCGAAACTCTTTGATGTTAATCTGTCCTTTCAAGAAAAACGGAACTTCCCTTTTCATTGAGTAGTTATCGTTATTAAAAGATAAACGATACAGCGACAAACCATAGCCATAGCCATTAGTACAGTTCTGAACGGGTATTATCAAACCTTTAGCATCAGCAAAAAAACGACCTCCTGCCCTAGCTTCTGTTCCCATAAGTGCAATTGGTTTTTTATGAAGTTTCCATTTTCCAAAAAGAGAATCCGCTTCATACAAGTATAAATTTAACTTATCATCTGAAGCCATCATAATATTTAAGGAATCTGAAATATAAATCGATGGGTCTTTTAATCTAATGTTATAAAGCAAGGTATCACAAACTCTCCAATCGAAAGGGAATCGATACGCTTTATACAGCAAAACGGCATTAGCTTGTTTAGATTCAGGCACCATATAAAACTCATTTTTATATTTAAAAACCTGAGGATAGGAAAGGTGGAAATCTTGACTAAGTACAGTACCTCTGTAGATATAGTTTTTACCATCTGTTGAGGTCAGTAAACCGATATCCGCATTGGATTTTGTTTTTTTATGTTCAAAAAAAAGATAAAAAGTGTCTTTTTCTTTTACAAAAAAGGGATCTGCTAAAAATACTGTACTGTCATTTTGAGCTTTTAAAGCTTCTATAGAATAAATTTCATTTTGATTTACTTGTATAGTCTTTGGATAAACTTTAGAGCTTCCATAACCTACAGACCAACCTCCTGATTTTTGCTGAAAAAAAGGGGTCCTATTATTAATGACCAGTAGTATCATTAATCCAAAAAACAAAATACCAATTAAATACTTCTTCATTTCATTTCATTTTATTTTATTTGATCAATTTTTTAATCTCTTTTTCAAACACATCCAAAGTGTAGTTTCGGGACCAATCGGAGGCATTCTTTCTTTTTCTCAAATAATCTATTTCATCATTCAACACAGCTTCAATTTCCTGTACATCTTGTTCTAATCGAGCAGTTAACAAAACCCCTCTATTACCATAATCCAGCATAAAAGGGACACATGAAATAGAAGTAGCCAATGGGACACTTCCCCAAAACATCCCCTCCGCTATCGCTTTAGGCCAACCCTCGCTTTGAGAGGGCAAGAGTACAAAATGACTGTTTTGGTATGCTGTCATAACAACTTCTTTTGATTGATTGCCTTTCAATTCGATGAAGCTCCCCAGATGATTTTTTTCAATATACTTTTCCAACACTGCTCTTTCTTGGCCTTCCCCATACAGTTCTAAGTAAACATCATGTCCTCCTTTAAATAAGGCTTCAATCAATGCTACAGCATACATCGGACGTTTGCCCTCAGACAAAGTTCCTACAAAAACAAATCGAATGGTATTCCCAAAGGTAAGAGTTTTTAAAGATGTTTTTTCGGCTTCGCAGTACGTGGCGGTAAAAAAAGGGAGTATGTTTTTACTACTGCCTTCCCATTCCCCATAAACCAATACTTGCATGTTGCGAGTTAGAAAGGGATTACTTAATAGCCATTTTTGCAAACGATAACTCCAAGGTTGTTTGGCTTTAGGATCCCAGTTACCAGCGTACTTGGCCGTTTTCGATTTGAAAGGAAATAAAATTTGAACCAAACATCCCAACAAACCGATATTCCCAGGACAACGCAAGTGAATATGATCGGCTTGATACATCGCTTTGAAAATTTGCCAAGCTATTTTTAGTAGTTTAAAAAAAGTAGTGATTCTTGACTGCCAATTTAACACATCAATAGCGCCAATTGGTATAAAAATAATCTCCTTATGATGATAAGCGCAATCAATA harbors:
- a CDS encoding glycosyltransferase; the protein is MRILQLIDSLEAGGAERMAVNYANALASTLEFSSLVATRKEGSLLEQMDSKVAYLFLNKKGKLDFVALWRLRSFVLLHSITHMHAHSTSFFIAFLLKLCCPSLKLIWHYHYGNDKGISNKRLLIFKVIIPFFNGVIAVNQNLKVWIEDKLKYKEVIYLPNFASSNKAENKTILEGVEDKRILFLANLRPDKNHFLLLEVACMLKISHPDWTFHLVGKDFDDAYSLAIKNKIRAFQLENQVFLYGTREDINCILDQSDIGILTSASEGLPVALLEYGMQPLAVVVTAVGELPNIINNGLNGWLVPPNDAVSFSKALISLISNTSIRKSMALALQQTVSEGYSSKGVLQKYLQWLESL
- a CDS encoding glycosyltransferase family 4 protein — translated: MKFAIITHVIHKQQGDKYFAYAPYVREMNVWGQFVKQLLIVGVFEEQEPTAIDCAYHHKEIIFIPIGAIDVLNWQSRITTFFKLLKIAWQIFKAMYQADHIHLRCPGNIGLLGCLVQILFPFKSKTAKYAGNWDPKAKQPWSYRLQKWLLSNPFLTRNMQVLVYGEWEGSSKNILPFFTATYCEAEKTSLKTLTFGNTIRFVFVGTLSEGKRPMYAVALIEALFKGGHDVYLELYGEGQERAVLEKYIEKNHLGSFIELKGNQSKEVVMTAYQNSHFVLLPSQSEGWPKAIAEGMFWGSVPLATSISCVPFMLDYGNRGVLLTARLEQDVQEIEAVLNDEIDYLRKRKNASDWSRNYTLDVFEKEIKKLIK